A window from Corynebacterium urogenitale encodes these proteins:
- a CDS encoding peptidylprolyl isomerase produces the protein MTNKTATAIFHTNHGDITVDLFGNHAPETVANFVGLAQGTKEYSQPNASGTNEGPFYDGAIFHRIIDGFMIQGGDPTGTGRGGPGYQFGDEFHPELQFDRPFLLAMANAGPGTNGSQFFITVTATPHLNNRHTIFGEVTDSESQKVVAKISRVATDRMDRPNDDVVIESIEIQE, from the coding sequence GTGACTAACAAGACTGCAACCGCAATTTTCCACACCAACCACGGAGACATCACCGTGGACCTCTTCGGTAACCACGCGCCAGAGACCGTCGCCAATTTCGTCGGCCTCGCGCAGGGCACCAAGGAGTACTCCCAGCCAAACGCCAGCGGCACCAACGAAGGACCGTTCTACGATGGCGCGATTTTCCACCGCATCATCGATGGCTTCATGATCCAGGGCGGCGACCCAACCGGCACCGGCCGTGGCGGCCCTGGCTACCAGTTCGGTGACGAGTTCCACCCAGAACTGCAGTTCGACCGCCCATTCCTGCTGGCCATGGCAAATGCAGGCCCAGGCACCAACGGCTCCCAGTTCTTCATCACCGTCACCGCCACCCCACACCTGAACAACCGCCACACCATCTTCGGTGAGGTCACGGACAGCGAGTCCCAGAAGGTTGTTGCCAAGATCTCCCGCGTGGCGACCGACCGCATGGATCGTCCAAACGACGACGTGGTCATTGAGTCCATCGAGATCCAGGAGTAA
- the crgA gene encoding cell division protein CrgA, translated as MPKSKVNSYDDFSSSSSGVDRRSPVKLNSASTPRWYIILMLGLMLLGLAWLVVNYIAGPSIPLMAELGAWNYLIGFGLFIVGLLMTMGWK; from the coding sequence ATGCCAAAGTCTAAGGTCAATTCCTACGACGATTTCTCCAGCTCCAGCAGTGGCGTAGACCGCCGCTCACCCGTCAAGCTGAACTCCGCATCCACCCCGCGCTGGTACATCATCCTCATGCTGGGCCTGATGCTGCTGGGTCTGGCGTGGCTGGTTGTCAACTACATCGCCGGCCCTTCCATTCCGCTGATGGCTGAGCTCGGTGCGTGGAACTACCTCATCGGCTTCGGTCTGTTCATCGTGGGGCTGCTGATGACCATGGGCTGGAAGTAG
- a CDS encoding glutamine amidotransferase-related protein gives MRILVIDNFDSFVYNLVQYVGQLGFTGEQCTVWRNNAPELGASREDLIAVVSSFDAILISPGPGEPSEAGRTMDVIDVAVELNKPLFGVCLGHQAIGKFFGGDVVRAEELFHGKTSPVEHDGTGVLVDVPSPFRVTRYHSLTVDPETLPGELIVTAKSDSGMIMAMRHRELPIHSVQFHPESVMTQYGHRMLANWLAEAGHLVDEQLVGKLEREQLAVTGAISATADML, from the coding sequence ATGCGCATCCTCGTCATCGACAACTTCGATAGCTTCGTTTACAACTTGGTGCAGTACGTCGGTCAGCTGGGCTTCACCGGCGAGCAGTGCACGGTGTGGCGCAATAACGCGCCGGAGCTTGGCGCCTCCCGCGAGGATCTTATCGCCGTTGTTTCTTCTTTCGACGCCATCCTGATCTCCCCTGGACCGGGCGAACCATCCGAGGCCGGTCGCACGATGGACGTGATCGATGTGGCTGTGGAACTCAACAAGCCCCTGTTCGGCGTGTGTCTGGGTCACCAGGCGATCGGCAAGTTCTTCGGTGGCGACGTGGTGCGTGCCGAGGAGCTTTTTCATGGCAAGACTTCCCCAGTGGAGCATGATGGCACCGGCGTGTTGGTAGATGTTCCTAGCCCGTTCCGGGTGACGCGCTACCACTCGCTCACTGTTGATCCAGAGACGTTGCCGGGGGAGCTGATCGTCACTGCTAAGAGCGATTCCGGCATGATCATGGCCATGCGCCACCGGGAGTTGCCGATCCACTCGGTGCAGTTCCACCCGGAATCCGTGATGACGCAGTACGGCCACCGGATGCTCGCTAACTGGTTGGCTGAGGCTGGTCACCTGGTGGATGAGCAGCTGGTGGGGAAGCTGGAGCGGGAGCAGCTGGCCGTGACCGGCGCGATCTCCGCCACTGCCGACATGCTGTAA
- a CDS encoding rhomboid family intramembrane serine protease: protein MSQQSQPLRKLGAGAPVVAMFVAVCCATYALAALLGRSVSNPVRTPADWGWDFLLDAGRMEAYGQWWRPLSAAFIHLDPAHLFFNMFLIFLIGRELEQYYGSVVVGWSMLAAASGGALACLVMQPEVPMGGASTIGYAFCVMLIGLAFVRKQGLVAPFVLLAVNFGYTFFAGGVSLWGHVGGAVTGAVIAVLLAGGGRVRGRRLRGQGIRGSGLRERGLGGRGRMASERLVVGPGLAGFAVALTVFTCWAGVTGFFWH, encoded by the coding sequence ATGTCGCAACAGTCGCAACCGTTGAGGAAGCTTGGCGCCGGAGCGCCCGTCGTCGCCATGTTCGTGGCTGTGTGCTGCGCTACCTACGCGCTGGCGGCGCTGCTGGGGCGGAGTGTGAGCAATCCGGTGCGCACGCCCGCGGACTGGGGCTGGGATTTTCTGCTCGACGCCGGGAGGATGGAAGCCTACGGCCAATGGTGGAGGCCCCTGAGTGCGGCGTTCATTCACTTGGACCCGGCGCACCTGTTTTTCAACATGTTCCTCATCTTCCTTATCGGCCGTGAGCTGGAGCAGTACTACGGTTCAGTGGTTGTTGGATGGTCGATGCTTGCCGCGGCTAGCGGTGGTGCGCTGGCGTGCCTGGTGATGCAGCCGGAGGTGCCGATGGGAGGGGCGTCCACCATTGGGTATGCCTTCTGCGTGATGTTGATTGGCCTAGCGTTTGTGAGAAAACAGGGCCTTGTTGCGCCGTTTGTGCTGCTGGCGGTGAATTTTGGCTACACATTCTTCGCCGGCGGGGTGTCGTTGTGGGGCCACGTGGGAGGGGCAGTGACCGGTGCGGTCATCGCCGTGCTGCTGGCTGGTGGGGGCCGGGTTCGCGGTAGGAGATTGCGCGGCCAGGGGATTCGCGGCAGTGGCTTGCGCGAAAGGGGGTTGGGTGGCAGGGGACGCATGGCTAGCGAGCGCCTGGTTGTGGGGCCTGGGTTGGCAGGGTTCGCCGTCGCGTTGACGGTTTTTACCTGCTGGGCCGGTGTCACAGGCTTCTTCTGGCACTAG
- a CDS encoding Abi family protein yields the protein MTDDLGSLVDEDPSHFRSKFDHFDHLDWMRTVYNRLSHAKSRSEPIKHYQSNYAGKFPLWVVADTLDFVDISKLYAGISSDDQRSVAEGLKSTGALTLLPAGQSERVFGTLVVMARLLRGVSPGTTCPDKVLELLKESFLSNPLVNAASLGIPRNWDQSTS from the coding sequence TTGACCGATGATTTGGGGTCTCTTGTTGACGAAGACCCTTCGCATTTTCGCTCTAAATTCGACCATTTCGACCATCTGGATTGGATGCGCACAGTCTACAATCGTCTTTCCCATGCAAAAAGCCGGAGCGAACCCATCAAGCATTATCAATCCAACTACGCTGGAAAATTTCCTCTCTGGGTTGTTGCAGACACCCTAGATTTTGTTGATATTTCGAAACTATATGCGGGGATAAGTTCAGATGATCAGCGGTCAGTCGCGGAAGGACTGAAATCAACTGGAGCATTGACACTGCTTCCCGCCGGGCAGAGCGAAAGAGTGTTTGGAACCCTCGTTGTCATGGCGCGCCTCCTTCGAGGTGTATCTCCAGGAACTACATGTCCGGACAAGGTTCTCGAACTACTCAAGGAGTCTTTTCTCTCTAACCCATTGGTAAATGCAGCTAGTCTTGGCATTCCCCGAAACTGGGATCAGTCGACGAGTTAA
- the pknB gene encoding Stk1 family PASTA domain-containing Ser/Thr kinase: protein MDRRGTVLGGRYRLDAKIGTGGMSDVYAATDELLTRDVAVKMMRPDLARDTTFLERFRREAQNAARLNQPNIVAVYDTGETPEEDGSVPYIVMERVHGDTLRDIINDQGKMGLTEAAKVMSQVCDALHFSHEAGIIHRDIKPANIMITNTGAVKVMDFGIARALSDSSAAMTQTAAVIGTAQYLSPEQARGKSADSRSDIYAAGCVFYELTTGRPPFEGESPFSVAFQHVQDDPKPPSSVQGLHLSKREALSLDSIVLTAMAKKPDDRYDDANQMSIDLRRLSEDQLPLVAQAYVDDEESNTSVMPAAGAAGLAGAAGAAAGAGAAGAAGGEHAAASNNLPDEYDNADFAGSAGSAAHGYDQGYDDGYGDGDYDDYDDEYYEDEYYDGKSRRPWVPILWTLVVLALLGGGGYVAYTYLNNDEPRTEETVKVAIPDVANLSRADAEKKLREANLEVDVTERSDAEIERGMAIGTEPEPGSSVPSGSRVTLVISSGKEITDVPDLTGLTTDAARQALIDAGLELNPQVREEPSSDTPAGQVVSQSPDQGSQVSKGTKVTITVSSGPEEIRVPVVTGQDLEDARSNLEAAGFVVLVNSVDSMEPENQVLSASSEGERLPEGSEITLTVSKGNQFEMPSLQGKKFNEVYRELQRAGWRGTPEQIKRRNVNTADLGRVDQVAQQSIRAGEPAGRDASITIDVYVFSLLP from the coding sequence GTGGACCGACGCGGCACAGTTTTGGGCGGACGCTACCGCCTAGACGCCAAAATCGGCACCGGCGGAATGTCCGATGTGTACGCAGCGACCGATGAACTGCTCACCCGTGACGTCGCCGTCAAGATGATGCGACCCGACCTGGCTCGCGACACCACATTTCTCGAGCGTTTCCGCCGCGAAGCTCAAAACGCGGCGCGGCTCAACCAGCCCAATATCGTGGCCGTCTATGACACCGGTGAAACACCGGAGGAAGATGGCTCTGTGCCGTACATCGTGATGGAGCGCGTGCACGGCGATACCTTACGGGACATCATCAACGACCAGGGCAAGATGGGGCTCACGGAAGCCGCCAAGGTGATGTCCCAGGTCTGCGATGCTCTGCATTTCAGCCATGAAGCGGGCATTATCCACCGTGACATTAAGCCCGCCAACATCATGATCACCAACACCGGAGCAGTGAAGGTGATGGACTTCGGCATCGCCCGCGCCCTGTCGGATTCTTCCGCAGCGATGACCCAGACTGCGGCGGTGATCGGCACGGCACAGTACCTCTCCCCCGAGCAGGCGCGCGGCAAATCCGCCGACTCCCGCTCCGATATTTACGCCGCAGGGTGCGTTTTCTACGAGCTGACCACCGGCCGGCCGCCATTCGAGGGCGAATCCCCCTTCTCCGTGGCGTTCCAACACGTGCAGGACGACCCGAAGCCGCCGAGCAGCGTGCAAGGTCTCCACCTGTCTAAGCGCGAGGCGCTGTCCCTCGATTCCATCGTGCTCACTGCGATGGCGAAAAAGCCGGATGATCGCTACGACGACGCCAACCAGATGTCCATCGACTTGCGGCGACTCAGCGAGGATCAGCTACCACTTGTGGCCCAGGCCTACGTGGACGACGAGGAATCCAACACTTCTGTGATGCCCGCCGCTGGAGCTGCCGGACTTGCGGGCGCTGCGGGTGCCGCAGCTGGTGCCGGAGCTGCAGGTGCGGCTGGAGGCGAGCACGCGGCGGCGTCGAATAATCTGCCGGACGAATACGATAACGCCGACTTCGCCGGTAGCGCCGGTTCCGCAGCCCATGGTTACGACCAAGGCTACGACGACGGATACGGCGATGGCGATTATGACGACTACGACGACGAGTACTACGAAGATGAGTACTACGACGGTAAAAGTCGCCGCCCCTGGGTTCCCATCCTGTGGACGCTTGTGGTTCTCGCCCTGCTCGGTGGTGGAGGCTACGTAGCGTACACCTACCTCAACAATGACGAGCCTCGGACGGAAGAAACCGTCAAGGTCGCCATCCCCGATGTCGCCAACCTCAGCCGTGCAGATGCCGAGAAGAAGCTGCGCGAAGCCAACCTCGAGGTGGATGTCACGGAGCGCTCGGACGCGGAAATTGAACGCGGCATGGCCATTGGTACGGAACCGGAACCGGGTTCCTCCGTGCCGTCTGGCTCCCGCGTCACGCTCGTGATCTCCTCCGGCAAGGAAATCACCGACGTCCCCGACCTCACCGGCCTGACGACCGACGCCGCCCGCCAAGCCTTGATCGACGCCGGGCTGGAGCTCAATCCGCAGGTCAGGGAGGAACCAAGCAGCGATACCCCGGCCGGTCAGGTCGTGTCACAATCCCCTGATCAAGGTTCCCAGGTGTCGAAGGGCACCAAGGTGACCATCACGGTCTCGAGTGGCCCAGAGGAGATTCGCGTGCCGGTTGTCACTGGGCAGGATCTCGAGGACGCTCGCTCCAACCTGGAGGCCGCTGGGTTCGTGGTACTCGTGAACTCTGTGGATTCCATGGAGCCGGAAAACCAGGTGCTCTCCGCCTCCAGCGAAGGCGAGCGGCTACCTGAGGGCAGCGAGATCACCCTCACCGTCTCCAAGGGCAACCAGTTTGAGATGCCGAGCCTGCAGGGCAAGAAGTTCAACGAGGTTTACCGCGAGCTGCAGCGCGCAGGTTGGCGTGGCACGCCGGAGCAGATCAAGCGCCGCAACGTGAACACCGCGGATCTGGGACGTGTCGATCAGGTGGCACAGCAATCCATCCGCGCTGGTGAACCCGCCGGACGTGACGCGTCCATCACTATCGACGTCTACGTCTTCAGCCTCCTGCCGTAG
- a CDS encoding YkvI family membrane protein gives MVMKVLRVAFAFVGIIVGAGFATGQEIMQYFVAFGGNGIWGAVLSAVIMSLWAMIILQLGSYFRASEHGEVFRRVSHPIFSRVLDIGVVITLFATGFVMFAGAGANLHQQWGTPVWVGAVIMVVITIAAGFLDVDRVTTIIGSITPFIVAFIVLASIYTLVFTDPTRVAERADAVASVPTTLPHWTVAAVNYVGFNLMVAVSMAIVIGGSMFNPRVAGLGGFLGGLIYSALLLISAITLFYTVGTVATDAVPMLSVINRLHPWLGQAMAVVIFGMIFNTALGMFYALARRLTASRPERFHVVYVATVVLGFVLSFVGFQNLIGWVYPVLGYIGLLLIAVMLVAWLRGRGRISEEASRRGRIARLLAVGDRSEARREIEDSNLSAAQVKQAIDGE, from the coding sequence GTGGTTATGAAAGTGCTGCGCGTCGCGTTCGCGTTCGTCGGAATTATCGTCGGCGCGGGCTTTGCGACCGGCCAGGAAATCATGCAGTATTTTGTCGCATTCGGCGGCAACGGCATCTGGGGTGCAGTGCTTTCTGCAGTGATTATGAGCTTGTGGGCCATGATTATCCTGCAACTCGGCAGTTACTTTCGTGCCTCCGAGCACGGCGAGGTGTTCCGGCGCGTCTCGCACCCGATTTTCTCCCGTGTTCTGGATATCGGTGTGGTGATTACCCTGTTCGCCACTGGTTTTGTGATGTTCGCGGGTGCTGGCGCGAATTTGCATCAACAGTGGGGAACGCCTGTGTGGGTCGGTGCCGTGATTATGGTGGTGATCACCATCGCGGCCGGGTTCCTCGATGTTGACCGCGTGACCACAATCATCGGTTCGATCACCCCGTTCATTGTGGCGTTTATCGTCCTGGCCAGCATTTATACGCTCGTTTTCACCGATCCGACTCGTGTGGCGGAGCGTGCCGACGCCGTTGCATCCGTCCCAACAACCCTTCCGCATTGGACAGTCGCGGCCGTCAACTATGTGGGCTTTAACCTGATGGTGGCCGTGTCGATGGCAATCGTCATCGGCGGCAGCATGTTCAACCCTCGTGTTGCTGGTCTCGGTGGTTTCCTCGGTGGCCTCATTTATTCGGCACTGCTGCTAATCTCCGCGATCACGCTGTTCTACACCGTCGGCACGGTGGCGACGGATGCGGTGCCGATGCTCAGCGTTATCAACCGTTTGCACCCGTGGCTTGGGCAGGCCATGGCAGTGGTGATCTTCGGCATGATCTTCAATACCGCGCTCGGCATGTTCTACGCGCTGGCTAGGCGCCTGACTGCGTCGCGCCCAGAGCGTTTTCACGTGGTTTATGTCGCGACCGTGGTGCTCGGTTTCGTCCTGAGCTTCGTTGGCTTCCAGAACCTCATTGGCTGGGTGTATCCGGTGCTCGGCTACATCGGCCTGCTGCTGATCGCAGTCATGCTGGTTGCCTGGCTGCGTGGCCGCGGACGCATTAGCGAGGAAGCCAGCCGTCGTGGTCGCATTGCCCGGCTGCTTGCGGTCGGTGACCGCTCGGAGGCACGCCGCGAGATCGAGGACTCCAACCTTTCGGCGGCGCAGGTCAAGCAGGCCATCGACGGAGAATAG